A section of the Streptomyces sp. NBC_00178 genome encodes:
- a CDS encoding threonine synthase produces MADLRMPTATYICPQDGTRAGAASTAWCCPVCRGPWDLDTGPRAPVALGALAGRVNSLWRYAEALPLDGAAVSLGEGRTPLVPLTGHVSAKLDFLMPTLSFKDRGAVMLAELARRLSPDRVVADSSGNAGTAVAAYCARAGLPCTVYVPEGTSPKKTEQIRAHGARLETVPGGREATAAAARAAADVPGTFYASHVFNPYFLHGTKTYVYEIWEELGGTLPDAIAVPVGNGTLLLGAALATSELLAQGLIDRRPALIAVQAEAVSPLAAAFHAGAEDLPDTAAPVLATLAEGIAIPRPPRARQILAAVRESGGTFLTVTEDQVRAAQRDLAARGFFVETTGVACWAAVGGETGRSVVVPLCGAGLKTGLAP; encoded by the coding sequence ATGGCCGACCTCCGCATGCCCACGGCGACGTACATCTGCCCGCAGGACGGGACGCGGGCCGGTGCCGCGTCTACGGCGTGGTGCTGCCCGGTCTGCCGGGGTCCCTGGGATCTGGACACCGGTCCGCGGGCCCCGGTGGCGCTCGGCGCGCTGGCCGGGCGCGTCAACTCGCTGTGGCGCTACGCGGAGGCCCTCCCGCTCGACGGCGCGGCCGTCTCCCTCGGCGAGGGCCGTACCCCGCTCGTCCCCCTGACCGGACACGTCTCGGCCAAGCTCGACTTCCTCATGCCGACGCTCTCCTTCAAGGACCGCGGCGCCGTGATGCTCGCCGAACTGGCCCGCAGGCTCTCCCCGGACCGGGTCGTCGCGGACAGCAGCGGCAACGCGGGCACGGCCGTCGCCGCCTACTGCGCCCGGGCGGGCCTGCCCTGCACCGTCTACGTCCCCGAGGGGACCTCCCCGAAGAAGACCGAGCAGATCCGGGCCCACGGCGCCCGCCTGGAGACCGTGCCCGGCGGCCGTGAGGCGACCGCGGCCGCCGCCCGTGCCGCCGCGGACGTGCCCGGCACCTTCTACGCCTCGCACGTCTTCAACCCGTACTTCCTGCACGGCACCAAGACGTACGTCTACGAGATCTGGGAGGAGCTCGGCGGGACCCTGCCGGACGCCATCGCCGTGCCCGTGGGCAACGGCACCCTGCTGCTGGGCGCGGCGCTCGCCACCTCGGAACTCCTCGCCCAGGGCCTGATCGACCGCCGCCCGGCCCTGATCGCCGTACAGGCCGAGGCGGTGTCCCCGCTGGCCGCCGCCTTCCACGCCGGGGCCGAGGATCTGCCGGACACCGCCGCGCCGGTCCTGGCGACGCTCGCCGAGGGGATCGCCATCCCGCGCCCGCCCCGTGCCCGGCAGATCCTCGCGGCCGTCCGGGAGTCCGGGGGCACCTTCCTGACGGTGACGGAGGATCAGGTCCGGGCGGCACAACGGGACCTGGCGGCCCGGGGCTTCTTCGTGGAGACCACCGGGGTGGCGTGCTGGGCGGCCGTGGGGGGCGAGACGGGCCGGAGCGTCGTCGTCCCGCTCTGCGGGGCCGGTCTGAAGACGGGCCTCGCGCCCTGA
- a CDS encoding glycoside hydrolase family 18 protein, with the protein MRRRTLTGLTTAACALTLLAGLAPAATAEGRGHDRGAGHHDPAYRSVGYFTQWGVYGRDFQVKDLDTSGAAARLTHINYAFGNVSPEGTCFTGNVPGEADAWADYARPLDDAGSVDGVGDTGDQPLAGNFNQLRELKAAHPGLKVMISLGGWSWSTHFSDAARTPASRKALVSSCIDLYIKGNLPVDGTRGGQGAAAGLFDGIDLDWEWPGSAGDTDTVYRPEDKRNFTALVHEFRTQLDAYARSGRERKGKPKHYELSAFVPTAPAKIDAGFDVPRIMRDFDFVNLQGYDFHVSGEATTAQQSALRARGDFSVDQTVRDWLRRGAPARKLVMGMPFYGQGWTGVTGGGDGLGQPAAGPAPATWAAGYEDYKALKKLAESGAYKVHRDVRNGHAWLFDGTTLWTYDDPQVLRAKTSYIRERGLGGAMFWSLDGDTDDGELMAAVARGLGRR; encoded by the coding sequence ATGCGTCGAAGAACCCTGACCGGACTGACCACCGCGGCCTGCGCCCTCACCCTGCTCGCCGGCCTCGCCCCGGCGGCGACCGCCGAAGGCCGAGGCCACGACCGCGGCGCGGGCCACCACGACCCCGCGTACCGCAGCGTCGGCTACTTCACCCAATGGGGGGTCTACGGGCGCGACTTCCAGGTCAAGGACCTGGACACCAGCGGCGCCGCGGCCCGGCTCACCCACATCAACTACGCCTTCGGCAACGTCAGCCCCGAAGGCACCTGCTTCACCGGCAACGTGCCCGGCGAGGCCGACGCCTGGGCGGACTACGCCCGGCCGCTCGACGACGCCGGGTCGGTGGACGGCGTCGGCGACACCGGGGACCAGCCGCTCGCGGGCAACTTCAACCAGCTCCGCGAACTCAAGGCCGCCCACCCCGGCCTCAAGGTGATGATCTCGCTCGGCGGCTGGAGCTGGTCCACCCACTTCTCGGATGCCGCGCGCACCCCGGCCTCCCGCAAGGCGCTCGTCTCGTCGTGCATCGACCTGTACATCAAGGGCAACCTGCCCGTGGACGGAACGCGCGGGGGTCAGGGCGCCGCCGCGGGCCTCTTCGACGGCATCGACCTCGACTGGGAGTGGCCCGGCTCGGCCGGCGACACGGACACGGTCTACCGCCCCGAGGACAAGCGGAACTTCACCGCCCTGGTGCACGAGTTCCGCACGCAGCTCGACGCCTACGCCAGGAGCGGCCGCGAGCGGAAGGGCAAGCCGAAGCACTACGAGCTCTCCGCCTTCGTCCCCACCGCGCCCGCCAAGATCGACGCCGGCTTCGACGTGCCGCGCATCATGCGGGACTTCGACTTCGTCAACCTCCAGGGTTACGACTTCCACGTCTCCGGCGAGGCGACGACGGCACAGCAGTCCGCCCTCCGCGCCAGGGGCGATTTCAGCGTCGACCAGACGGTCCGTGACTGGCTCCGGCGCGGCGCCCCGGCCCGCAAACTCGTGATGGGCATGCCGTTCTACGGGCAGGGCTGGACCGGTGTCACGGGTGGCGGCGACGGCCTCGGCCAGCCCGCCGCCGGACCCGCGCCCGCCACCTGGGCCGCCGGTTACGAGGACTACAAGGCCCTGAAGAAACTGGCCGAATCCGGCGCGTACAAGGTGCACCGGGACGTCAGGAACGGCCACGCCTGGCTGTTCGACGGCACGACCCTGTGGACCTACGACGACCCGCAGGTGCTGCGCGCCAAGACCTCGTACATCCGCGAGCGCGGGCTCGGCGGCGCGATGTTCTGGTCGCTGGACGGGGACACCGACGACGGCGAGCTGATGGCCGCGGTCGCCCGCGGCCTGGGACGCCGCTGA
- a CDS encoding GntR family transcriptional regulator, with amino-acid sequence MPFGEQPAYLRVASDLREKIVNGALPPHTRLPSQARIREEYGVSDTVALEARKVLMAEGLVEGRSGSGTYVRERPVPRRIARSGYRHGPGASPFRQEQTAEGARGTWESRSEQEEASPEVAERLGIEQGDRVMRTRYVFREAGEPVMLSTSWEPLAVTGRTPVMLPEEGPLGGCGVVDRMAAIDVVVDNVAEEVGARPGLAEELLTLGGVPGHVVMVIGRTYYASGLAVETADVVVPADRYRIAYHLPVK; translated from the coding sequence GTGCCTTTCGGTGAGCAGCCCGCCTATCTGCGCGTGGCGAGCGATCTCAGGGAGAAGATCGTCAACGGCGCGCTGCCGCCCCATACCCGCCTGCCGTCGCAGGCCCGCATCCGCGAGGAGTACGGGGTCTCGGACACCGTTGCGCTGGAGGCGCGCAAGGTGCTGATGGCCGAGGGGCTGGTCGAGGGCCGGTCGGGCTCGGGGACCTACGTGCGCGAGCGGCCCGTGCCGCGACGGATCGCGCGCTCCGGCTACCGCCACGGGCCGGGGGCGAGTCCGTTCCGTCAGGAACAGACGGCGGAAGGAGCGCGGGGAACCTGGGAGTCCCGCAGCGAGCAGGAGGAGGCGAGCCCCGAGGTCGCCGAGCGCCTCGGGATCGAGCAGGGTGACCGCGTGATGCGCACGAGGTACGTCTTCCGGGAGGCGGGCGAGCCGGTGATGCTGTCCACCTCCTGGGAACCCCTCGCCGTCACGGGGCGTACGCCGGTGATGCTGCCGGAGGAGGGGCCGTTGGGCGGCTGCGGTGTCGTCGACCGGATGGCGGCCATCGACGTCGTCGTGGACAACGTCGCCGAGGAGGTCGGCGCCCGCCCCGGCCTCGCGGAGGAGCTCCTGACGCTCGGCGGGGTGCCCGGCCATGTGGTGATGGTCATCGGGCGGACGTACTACGCCTCGGGCCTGGCGGTGGAGACCGCCGACGTCGTGGTGCCCGCCGACCGCTACCGGATCGCCTACCATCTGCCGGTCAAGTGA
- a CDS encoding purine-cytosine permease family protein: MTDIATPPTGEASQPAPPDGPHAPRRSYARLAADESREDYSLRYAPHSFRRWSPSMVAGTALGGIAYLADFAIGASIVFTYGFTSGLASILAAAVIIFLTGIPIARACATYGLDMDLVTRGAGFGYFGSTLTSLIYASFTFIFFALEGSIMAQAMHQAVGLPVEAGYLITTLIVIPIVFRGMGALAKVQAWTQPVWIIGLVLPFVVLAFEAPDAWGAFSSFGGTEGAGPGFSWIAFGLGTGVALSLIAQIGEQADYLRFMPARTEANRRRWNLAVLAAGPGWVVIGAAKQLGGAFLAFVALEAVGRTHALEPIAPQIEALKPWLGSFALPAAAVFVIVSQIKINVTNAYSGSLSWSNFFSRITHRHPGRVWYIFLNLAIALTLMEMNMFAALNKLLGFYSNVGIAWIAAVAADLVINKRVGLSPRYIEFKRAYLHAVNPAGFGAMVIASTVSILAFFGLFGRYAEAFSTFIAAGLSLVLCPLIAWLTKGKYYLARPNPVNGPGAEVADITATHTCAECETGYELPDIADCPVRSGPVCSLCCSLDAECGDVCRKEPAGRVVLPMPTVRTPGTPAG; encoded by the coding sequence ATGACGGACATCGCAACGCCCCCCACGGGCGAGGCGTCACAACCGGCCCCGCCGGACGGCCCCCACGCGCCGCGGCGCAGCTACGCCAGGCTCGCGGCCGACGAGAGCCGCGAGGACTACTCCCTGCGCTACGCGCCGCACTCCTTCAGGCGCTGGTCTCCCTCCATGGTCGCCGGGACGGCCCTCGGCGGGATCGCGTACCTCGCCGACTTCGCGATCGGCGCGTCGATCGTCTTCACGTACGGATTCACCAGCGGGCTCGCCTCGATCCTGGCCGCCGCGGTGATCATCTTCCTCACCGGCATCCCGATCGCCCGCGCCTGTGCGACGTACGGGCTGGACATGGACCTGGTCACCCGTGGTGCCGGCTTCGGCTACTTCGGCTCGACCCTGACCTCGCTGATCTACGCGTCCTTCACCTTCATCTTCTTCGCGCTCGAAGGCTCGATCATGGCGCAGGCCATGCACCAGGCGGTGGGGCTGCCCGTCGAGGCCGGATACCTGATCACGACGCTGATCGTGATCCCCATCGTCTTCCGGGGCATGGGCGCGCTGGCCAAGGTGCAGGCGTGGACGCAGCCGGTGTGGATCATCGGCCTGGTACTGCCGTTCGTGGTGCTGGCCTTCGAGGCCCCGGACGCCTGGGGGGCGTTCAGCTCCTTCGGAGGCACGGAGGGCGCCGGGCCGGGGTTCTCCTGGATCGCCTTCGGACTGGGCACGGGTGTCGCGCTCTCGCTCATCGCCCAGATCGGCGAACAGGCGGACTACCTGCGCTTCATGCCGGCCAGGACGGAGGCCAACAGGCGGCGGTGGAACCTCGCGGTGCTCGCCGCGGGCCCCGGATGGGTCGTCATCGGGGCCGCGAAGCAGCTCGGCGGCGCCTTCCTGGCCTTCGTGGCGCTGGAGGCGGTCGGCAGGACCCACGCCCTGGAACCGATCGCCCCGCAGATCGAGGCGCTGAAGCCGTGGCTCGGCTCCTTCGCGCTCCCCGCGGCGGCCGTGTTCGTGATCGTGTCCCAGATCAAGATCAACGTCACCAACGCCTACAGCGGCTCCCTGTCCTGGTCGAACTTCTTCTCCCGGATCACGCACAGGCACCCGGGCCGGGTCTGGTACATCTTCCTCAACCTCGCCATCGCGCTGACGCTGATGGAGATGAACATGTTCGCGGCCCTGAACAAGCTGCTGGGCTTCTACTCCAACGTGGGCATCGCCTGGATCGCGGCCGTCGCCGCCGACCTGGTCATCAACAAGCGCGTCGGGCTGAGTCCCCGCTACATCGAGTTCAAGCGCGCCTACCTCCACGCGGTCAACCCGGCGGGCTTCGGGGCGATGGTGATCGCCTCGACCGTCTCGATCCTCGCCTTCTTCGGGCTGTTCGGCCGGTACGCCGAGGCGTTCTCCACCTTCATCGCGGCCGGACTCTCCCTCGTCCTGTGCCCGTTGATCGCCTGGCTCACGAAGGGGAAGTACTACCTGGCGCGGCCGAACCCCGTGAACGGCCCCGGCGCCGAGGTCGCCGACATCACCGCCACGCACACCTGCGCGGAGTGCGAGACCGGCTACGAACTGCCGGACATCGCCGACTGCCCGGTCCGGTCGGGCCCCGTCTGCTCCCTGTGCTGCTCGCTGGACGCGGAGTGCGGTGACGTCTGCCGCAAGGAGCCCGCCGGCCGGGTGGTGCTGCCGATGCCCACGGTGCGCACGCCGGGCACCCCGGCGGGCTGA
- a CDS encoding SPOR domain-containing protein — MTDSGAVLPWLVIRQDDNGNRYRVGRYATQDEAQKIADGLDRHGHKQLYWVERTGRTARP; from the coding sequence ATGACCGACAGCGGTGCCGTGCTCCCCTGGCTGGTGATCAGACAGGACGACAACGGCAACAGGTATCGCGTCGGCCGCTATGCGACGCAGGACGAGGCACAGAAGATCGCCGACGGCCTGGACCGTCACGGGCACAAGCAGCTCTACTGGGTGGAGCGCACCGGCCGGACCGCACGACCGTAG
- a CDS encoding (deoxy)nucleoside triphosphate pyrophosphohydrolase, which yields MSDSVVVAGAVCDGGRLLAARRSAPPELAGRWELPGGKLEPGESGEQALVRELREELGVEAQPLERIPGEWPLNPGYVLRVWMVRLVSGEPRPLEDHDELRWLDAGEADTVDWLDQDRPAVAEAVRRLRGTPGA from the coding sequence ATGAGTGATTCCGTGGTGGTCGCAGGGGCCGTCTGTGACGGAGGGCGGCTCCTGGCCGCCCGGCGCAGCGCCCCGCCCGAGCTCGCCGGCCGCTGGGAGCTTCCGGGCGGCAAGCTGGAGCCGGGCGAGAGCGGTGAGCAGGCGCTCGTGCGCGAACTCCGCGAGGAGCTCGGCGTGGAGGCGCAGCCGCTGGAGCGCATCCCGGGGGAGTGGCCGCTGAACCCGGGCTACGTGCTGCGCGTGTGGATGGTCCGGCTGGTCTCGGGTGAGCCCAGGCCCCTGGAGGACCACGACGAACTGCGCTGGCTCGACGCGGGAGAGGCGGACACCGTCGACTGGCTGGACCAGGACCGCCCCGCGGTGGCCGAGGCCGTACGCCGCCTGCGCGGGACCCCGGGCGCCTGA
- a CDS encoding ATP-binding protein: protein MIGVTDPDGDRAEWSFPAAPGSVRTARHAVRDALHQWGYNGGLGDIAVLLVSELVTNSLRHASGPIGVRLVRPHPSGDGAGARDDGRGLLVEVSDPVPDAPTERTAGPEDESGRGLQLVACSARRWGTRRGKSGKTVWFELPLPG, encoded by the coding sequence GTGATCGGCGTGACCGACCCCGACGGCGACCGTGCCGAGTGGAGCTTTCCGGCGGCGCCGGGCTCCGTGCGCACCGCCAGGCACGCGGTCCGTGACGCACTGCACCAGTGGGGGTACAACGGCGGTCTGGGGGACATCGCCGTCCTGCTCGTCAGTGAGCTGGTGACCAATTCGCTGCGCCACGCGTCGGGCCCCATCGGCGTCCGGCTCGTGCGGCCGCACCCCAGCGGTGACGGTGCCGGCGCACGCGACGACGGGCGGGGTCTGCTGGTCGAAGTCTCCGATCCGGTTCCGGATGCGCCCACCGAACGCACGGCCGGACCCGAGGACGAGAGCGGGCGCGGACTGCAGCTCGTGGCTTGTTCCGCACGCCGCTGGGGGACCCGGCGCGGAAAGAGCGGCAAGACGGTGTGGTTCGAGCTCCCTCTGCCTGGTTAG
- a CDS encoding SpoIIE family protein phosphatase, translating into MWQSSPPGSIYEYIRVASFSIGADGLIEQWSRRAAGLFGMASDEVVGRDPVEAFMPAELRPDAHRRVGEILDGKEWTGLVPFRMPGENGASGLAEIYVMPSLTGAGERAALCIVVDVRALRRIETDLAASQAIFGQSPFGFVLFGTDFTVVRANKRFATVFGGEADDHRGRTVDDYLARPEAERLSGTLRRVLETGDAVTDLQLVGVPPGGIGRRHWSMNLYRVHSGSGRPIGVAGLATDVTQRHIAAREAASARRNLALLNEASARIGNSLDLETTARELLDVAVPGFCDIASVDLYQGLLTGEEASPSSWGGHQESGTGSAELRRVAHASAVADVSGVLPGTADAPGPEAGAASGAGGGEPALGSVHRFPFQSPCAVALRTSRVEAVPGDDRGFVQSTLAVPMVAHDVVVGLVQFSRTKGSEPFGERDRALATELAARAAVCIDNARLYRREHERALILQRSLLPPGDPEAAGLDIACRYLPGNTATEVGGDWFDVIELPGHRTALVVGDVMGRGLRAAVAMGELRTAVRTLALLDLEPAEVLSALDEVARGLGTPGGGERSDGFGAGGGAQWPSRVAHKSREADLSEVYLATCVYAVYDPVTRRCTFANAGHLPPVVAEPGEPPQLLEVPPGMPLGVGGEPFEEVEIELQEGSLLALYTDGLVESRDHPLDEGLQAFRQALADPSQQLEDVCDHVLTTLHTRHGEDDIALLMARIQGLEADAVGDWRLPREPRSVGRARELARGQLGAWGLDDLVDTTELLVSELVTNALRYGEGEIRLRLLRDRTLVCEVWDAGLVQPRRRRARDTDEGGRGLQLVGLLSAAWGSRRTPRGKTVWFELALPDGEPSPELSVDQLLSMY; encoded by the coding sequence GTGTGGCAGAGCAGCCCGCCTGGCTCGATCTACGAATACATCAGGGTCGCCTCCTTCTCCATCGGGGCGGACGGGTTGATCGAGCAGTGGAGCCGGCGGGCCGCCGGTCTGTTCGGCATGGCCTCCGACGAGGTCGTGGGCAGAGACCCGGTCGAGGCCTTCATGCCCGCCGAGCTGCGCCCCGACGCCCACAGGCGGGTCGGCGAGATCCTCGACGGCAAGGAGTGGACGGGCCTGGTCCCGTTCCGTATGCCGGGCGAGAACGGGGCGAGCGGCCTCGCCGAGATCTACGTCATGCCCAGCCTCACCGGGGCGGGGGAGCGGGCCGCGCTCTGCATCGTGGTGGACGTCCGCGCGCTGCGCCGCATCGAGACGGACCTCGCGGCCTCACAGGCGATATTCGGCCAATCTCCCTTCGGTTTCGTCCTCTTCGGTACCGATTTCACGGTCGTACGGGCCAACAAGCGCTTCGCCACGGTCTTCGGGGGCGAGGCGGACGACCACCGCGGACGCACCGTGGACGACTACCTGGCCAGGCCCGAGGCGGAACGGCTCTCCGGCACGCTGCGGCGCGTCCTGGAGACGGGCGACGCCGTCACCGATCTGCAGCTCGTCGGCGTCCCTCCCGGCGGCATCGGCCGGCGCCACTGGTCCATGAACCTCTACCGGGTGCACAGCGGATCCGGGCGCCCCATCGGCGTCGCCGGGCTCGCCACCGACGTCACGCAGCGGCACATCGCCGCGCGCGAGGCCGCGAGCGCGCGCCGCAATCTCGCCCTGCTCAACGAGGCCAGCGCGCGCATCGGCAACTCCCTGGACCTGGAGACCACCGCCAGGGAACTGCTCGACGTCGCCGTGCCCGGTTTCTGCGACATCGCCTCCGTCGACCTGTACCAGGGACTGCTCACCGGGGAGGAGGCCTCGCCCTCCAGCTGGGGCGGGCACCAGGAGTCCGGTACCGGCTCGGCCGAACTGCGCCGGGTCGCCCACGCCAGCGCGGTCGCCGACGTGTCCGGCGTCCTCCCCGGCACGGCGGACGCACCCGGGCCGGAAGCCGGCGCGGCCTCCGGGGCGGGCGGCGGGGAGCCCGCGCTCGGTTCGGTCCACCGCTTCCCGTTCCAGTCCCCCTGCGCCGTCGCCCTGCGCACCAGCCGCGTCGAGGCGGTGCCCGGGGACGACCGCGGATTCGTCCAGTCCACCCTCGCGGTGCCGATGGTCGCGCACGACGTGGTCGTCGGCCTCGTACAGTTCTCCCGCACCAAGGGCAGCGAGCCCTTCGGCGAGCGGGACCGGGCCCTGGCCACGGAGCTCGCCGCCCGCGCCGCCGTGTGCATCGACAACGCCCGCCTCTACCGCCGGGAGCACGAGCGGGCGCTGATCCTCCAGCGCAGCCTGCTCCCGCCCGGTGACCCCGAGGCGGCCGGTCTCGACATCGCCTGCCGGTACCTCCCCGGCAACACCGCCACCGAGGTCGGCGGCGACTGGTTCGACGTGATCGAGCTCCCCGGCCACCGCACGGCCCTGGTCGTCGGCGACGTGATGGGCCGCGGACTGCGGGCGGCCGTCGCCATGGGCGAACTGCGCACCGCCGTACGCACCCTGGCCCTCCTGGACCTGGAGCCCGCCGAGGTCCTCTCCGCCCTGGACGAGGTCGCGCGCGGCCTGGGCACCCCCGGAGGTGGCGAGCGGAGCGACGGCTTCGGCGCGGGCGGCGGGGCTCAGTGGCCCTCGCGCGTGGCCCACAAGTCCCGCGAGGCCGACCTCTCCGAGGTGTATCTGGCGACGTGCGTGTACGCGGTGTACGACCCGGTCACCCGGCGGTGCACCTTCGCCAACGCCGGCCACCTGCCGCCCGTGGTGGCCGAGCCCGGTGAGCCGCCCCAGCTGCTGGAGGTGCCGCCCGGCATGCCCCTGGGCGTCGGCGGCGAGCCCTTCGAGGAGGTGGAGATCGAGCTGCAGGAGGGCTCCCTCCTCGCCCTCTACACCGACGGGCTCGTGGAGTCCCGGGACCATCCCCTCGACGAGGGCCTGCAGGCCTTCCGGCAGGCGCTCGCCGATCCGTCGCAGCAGTTGGAGGACGTCTGCGACCACGTGCTGACGACCCTGCACACCCGGCACGGCGAGGACGACATCGCCTTGCTGATGGCGCGTATCCAGGGGCTGGAGGCGGACGCGGTGGGCGACTGGCGGCTGCCGCGCGAACCGCGCTCCGTCGGCCGGGCCCGTGAGCTGGCGCGGGGACAGCTCGGCGCCTGGGGCCTCGACGACCTGGTGGACACCACCGAACTGCTCGTCAGCGAACTCGTCACCAACGCCCTGCGTTACGGCGAGGGCGAGATACGGCTGAGGCTGCTGCGGGACCGCACCCTCGTCTGCGAGGTGTGGGACGCGGGGCTGGTCCAGCCGCGGCGCCGGCGGGCACGCGACACCGACGAGGGCGGCCGCGGTCTGCAACTGGTCGGACTGCTCAGCGCGGCCTGGGGATCGCGGCGCACCCCGCGCGGCAAGACGGTGTGGTTCGAGCTGGCACTGCCGGACGGGGAGCCGTCCCCGGAACTCTCGGTGGACCAGCTGCTGAGCATGTACTGA
- a CDS encoding PspA/IM30 family protein, translating to MTKQTVLGRVTQLARANINALIDQAEDPQKMLDQLIRDYTANIAEAEQAVAATIGNLRLMEEDHREDVDAAREWGQKALAASRKADELRAAAAGAEADTFDNLAKVALGRQLQSEQEAKTAAPTIASQTVVVEKLKTGLDQMREKLTRLKSKRDELVARDASARAQNRMMDAVKSIDVMDPTSELGRFEDKVRREEARAVGKQELAASSLDAQFEQLDSVGDSAEIEARLAALKSAS from the coding sequence ATGACCAAGCAGACCGTCCTCGGCCGCGTCACCCAGCTGGCCCGGGCCAACATCAACGCTCTGATCGACCAGGCCGAGGATCCGCAGAAGATGCTCGACCAGCTGATCCGCGACTACACCGCCAACATCGCGGAGGCCGAGCAGGCGGTGGCCGCCACCATCGGCAACCTCCGGCTGATGGAGGAGGACCACCGGGAGGACGTCGACGCGGCCCGGGAATGGGGCCAGAAGGCCCTGGCGGCCAGCCGGAAGGCGGACGAGCTGCGGGCCGCGGCGGCGGGCGCGGAGGCCGACACGTTCGACAACCTGGCCAAGGTGGCGCTGGGCCGGCAGCTGCAGTCGGAGCAGGAGGCCAAGACGGCCGCCCCGACGATCGCCTCGCAGACGGTCGTCGTGGAGAAGCTGAAGACCGGCCTCGACCAGATGAGGGAGAAGCTGACCCGGCTGAAGTCCAAGCGCGACGAACTGGTCGCGCGGGACGCGTCGGCGCGGGCCCAGAACCGGATGATGGACGCGGTCAAGAGCATCGACGTCATGGACCCGACGAGCGAGCTCGGCCGCTTCGAGGACAAGGTGCGGCGCGAGGAGGCGAGGGCGGTGGGCAAGCAGGAGCTGGCCGCGTCGTCCCTCGACGCGCAGTTCGAGCAGCTCGACAGCGTCGGCGACAGCGCGGAGATCGAGGCCCGCCTCGCCGCCCTCAAGTCCGCGTCGTGA